The window GGGGAGAGTCAAGCTCAAACCACACATGGGGGCAGGCTACACGTGCATATGAAGCTAGCCACCACAAACACAAACGTATAACATGGAGTAATCACATGCATTGGAGGCCCATCGACACCTTCTTTGAGGTGGTCTCCCACCGGTAATCACGTGTGCCCGGTTTGTATTTCACGCCACCAGCCCCTCCAATAATCGGCCTTGCacaaagtaataatatttatcttatcTGTAAAGAAAATCTTAATCTTAATCCGATTCGATGAAGGATGGGATTGGCTAGCTCCTTAGATCTTCAGTACTCGTAAAACCTATTCGAACTGaccaattaaataatatatattagttttattttgtttttaatatacatcatcatcatcatcatcatcattattaatatgatttttctacttaataactttattatatttaaatatatcataaacatTATAGACccaactaaatttaaaaattgtagACTTGATCGAATTGTATATTTTATGTGCCATATCTAAACTTGTCTAGTCGATTATCATCTCTATTTATGACTccatgttcatttttttttcttgatacttGTATCATTTTGGATTCAAATGCAaaaggaaattataaaaatttcttatataaacatattaataactttaattatGGTTTGTTCAAgtaaaactttataaaattttgagatGTTATTCACATATTTtctagagaaaaataaataaattatatggagGCTGATATGATGTGAGTCGACTTTTCAAGTCCTAAGACAACTCGAACGACAAGTCACATAACCCTCTCTAATAGTcgatttaaaatcaatcaagttGTTCATAACATCAATAATAGAGGATAGATCTTTTACTAAGGTTGAAGTCCAGACATGAAGTTGAATAATTTGTCCTCCTCAGATATATTCTCGATGTCGAGAATCAAAGAACTGaaagatttaatattttcacGAACTAACCTTTCATGTTTGAGCCTTTTCAATTCCTCCCACACAATCCAAGATGTGTTATTTGGAAGGAACTACTCTTTCAGCTCTTGCTTAAGATGATCCCACGTTTCAATCTTGAGACATCCAACACTTAAGTCCTTTTTGGTCCCTAGCCTCCACCAAAGTTTAACATCACCTCTAAGATACATCATAATGAGATTCACTTGTTTAACCACATTGATCTTCGCAACACTAAATTATTGCTCCATGTTCCACAAGAAATTCTCAAGTTCATTGTAACTTGTTGCCCTACCGAAAGACTTCAATTCAGGCACTTTAGATTTAGATGTACTTACCCCACTAGAAATGTTTGTTACTGCTCATTTTAGAATGACGATAGTTTCTTCAGCAGCTTCCAATCGTTCACTCAATTCTGCTACAAGAGAAATGTACAAACTTTCATCCCTTTTGATGCATTTCATAGCTTCCTTTAATCAATAAATGATAGAGCGCTCTTCAACCTCTTTTTCTGGCCTTATCAAAATCTCAAGACACACCAACCGTTCTCGAATAACTTCCATGACTTTGGGTTGCACGATTTTAGAACCAACCATGCTCTGATATCATTTGTCACAAGGTCAAAATTTCCACCTTAAAATTTAGCCTTATGTGGCAATCTAGTCCCTACTAGACTAAGTCTCGTTTTCCCCTTTCACTTGTGTTTGCCTACAACTATGTGTTTCACTCACCTAAAGAGGTTCTAACAACTACCTTGTTGTAAGCAAATAATCAACACAAGTAAATAATCTCAAAGCACACAACAAATACAGGAAATtctcccaacctttattaatctcatacacaaaggatTAAACAATACAATTATATGTGATATGCACAAAGCTTACAGGctatagattgaaaaaaaaaaaactcaagacgatatatgtttttaaatattgagatgacaacatattggatcTATTAGATTTACTCAGATTGACTCATGGTAACTTGCTAAATCTTCAATAAAAGTCATAAAACCCTAATAacctatagaaaataaataattttttttattaagctcaattctcaatcaacccaatattgaaggaagaaaatgaaaataaaattcagttaTAAATATGTGTCGAGTCAATCTGGGTTAATCTATCAAATCTAAGTCATAAGATAAGAATAATCATatagaaagaaaactaaaacaaattataaagttcaattctcattcaattcattgttgaaagatgaaattaaaaaaaatcaattaaaaaaagacatgaaaaaacCACTCGAGTCAACTAACCAAACCCGTGACCTGATTCATGAGGTCgaaataaccccataaaaaacaaactaaaataaattataaaatttaattttcaatcaacctaatattaaatgatgaaagtaaaaaaaataaataataaaaagaacaaaaaaaaacttgaggcaattaggctaaataaaaaaaatataaagcataatttttaatcaatcacatattgaaattgaattgaataaaaaataaattaaaaaaacaaaaaaatatcttcagtAAACTTAGGTTGATTTGTTAAACTAAGATCATATGACCATgataaatccattaaaaaaataaaaaaaaatatgaagtcaattctcaatcaatctcccaatcaactcaatgttaaaggataaaattgaaaaataatattcaattaaaaaagacaaaaaaaaatctagtcaaCTTGgataacccaaaaaaatcacGACGTATGAGACTgtataaccttatagaaagaaaataaaaaaaatgaagctaaattctcaatcaacccaatgttgaaggataaatttaagaaaaaaaattaattaaaaaaaagaacaaaaaaagtcatgaatccgggttaacttgccaaacctgggttataagatcaagataactccacataaaataatgaaaaaaaattatgaaatccaatACCTattaaactcaatattgaagaatgcaattgcaaaaaaatataaagtccaAATTGTAAAAGGCCAAagcatttcactgttcattGCTGCACTAAAATGTCAAGGCCTTTtattatatgttaattaatagcttgatattataaaactatataataacatgatattatatataaaaaaatacaattcttttttaaaagtgtatttgtttaaaaaagaattaaaatattttttttaacatcagcaaattaaaatcatcaaaaattaataataaaattaatttaatatttttcaagctaaaaatactttaacaaaattctaaacacaaaatcaaattaactatAAACTACAAGGCATAAGTCTTTCACTATGGATTGTATTGTGCAAATCCATAGTAAAAGACAAATGCTTTTtagttataagttttttttaattaatttttttatttaatttagtttgttaatattaaaaatttttctatttagttatcatactctcatgacacggatcgcaagtttaacgggttaacttagtttaacaagttaacctagttgatttatattttttttcgttttcttaattagttttttttccttccgataggtttttttattttttatttttaattatttttttgtttatttagttcgttaatattaatttttttctatttagttattacactctcatgacacggatcccaagTTTGACGGCTTAACctggtttgataggttaacctagttgattcagattttttttgttttcttaattagttttttttcttccgataggtttttttgttttttatttttaattattttctttaatttagttcgttaatatttttttttctatttagttatcacactttcatgacacggatcccaggtttgatggattaacttgatttgacaggttaacctagttgcttcaatttttttttctttttcttaattagttttttcttctaattttatcttttaatatcatAGCTATAACTAAAAAAGGTCAAATTTTCATTATGTATTGCATTGTGCAAATCCACAGTTAAAGGCAGATGTCTTTTagttatatgtttttgtttttgtttttgtttttttctttttaattaattttttttgtttaatttagtttgttaatattaatttttttctatttagttaccACATTCTCATAACATGGATCTTAGGTTTGACGAATTAACCTGATTTAGcgagttaacccagttgattcaaaaaagttttcttaattagtttttttcttccaattttttcttttaatatctttgattaaaaattaaacttcatgatttgttttgtttacttttcattaaattatcGTGATCTCATGAGAGGATTTTACTATACCCCTCCTCGCAAAGCACTATTAATTGGAATAGTGctttgctttgttgttttttttcttttcaattaatcttttttttgtttaatttcatgctataatattaaaaaaaatttatttagttatcattcTTTTATAACACGACCTTGCATGGATCTAGGGCTCTTAAATCTGGTATTGAAGCCAGACCCAAGGCTTTTGGGCTTGACGTTGTAGGCAGATCCATTTAAATTTGGGTCatgtaaatttaatattattattaatattaaaaatattattatttatattataaatattactcaaAGATAACTAATTTAAGATTTCTAAATCTAACTTTATAAatagatataatattttttaattttaatttttttaatattttttatattaaaaaagttaatttacaGTGCAGTGTGGACCATGTAACTGTGAATAATTGAATACGAAAAGACAGCACAATAAAAGTGTCGATTTTGTCAACCAATTACTGTGCCTTGGCTTAGTTTACCCTCCCACGAAGACTTCTAAATTAAGGAATAGCGTATAGTATATGGTAGCATGAAACATATCGACGTCCTCTTTACACCTCATGCATTCGTAGGTCGGCACGATCGAGGGTGGCTAAACATCCACGTGTAATAAACCCGCCACCACCTTAAGGACCAAGACATCCATGTGTAAGAAACCCGCCACTACCTTAAGGCTAAGTAAatgcatagttattaaatctgatAAGGGGTTCACTTGAATAACGAGTCAAGTCTCGGTTATAAGggtaatttaagttaatttaaaaaaataaaaaaatatttaagattttaatattttatataaaacaattaaaaaaatatatatcacaagtgaatgttatatatatatatatatatatacatacacgttaaaaaattaaaaaataatttatgtaaatatagattataaaaaaatattaacttaataaaataaaataaaataattttatatttttaaagtttattaaaaaaatataaaaaaaaactcaaggtcTTGCTTGGATAATACTGGATCAACCGGGTTTTGGATTGACCTAACAGATTATTTAAGTTTAACCAGATCAATaataaacctgatttttatatatatatatatatatatatatatatatatatatatatatatatattctaccaagttaagaaataatttacataaatataggttataaaaaaaataaaataaaataattttatatattttagatgaattaaaaaatagaaatacacAACTCGGGTTTTGCTTGGATAATACTGAAGGACCTAGATTTGAGGGTGATGTAATAAATCACCTGGATTGAATCAGATAAATTATAAACATGATTTTTACCTATTTGAAACCTGTAGAAGACCCCGGGTCAAGCTGTGGGGCCGGAAACAGTAAGTAAATAACGTCCCTCCTTTCTATGAAATTGCGTGGAGAGGGAAGGGAACGGTACCAGCCTACCAGGTATATTGCCCACATATTTTACCAAAATCACAGACCTCCATTAGCCAAGTAAATCACTCAAAGCTTTCATGGACCACAAGGAAGCTAGTTTGAGTAATCATGATCGCTTAAAttcttattatcatcattaattttaccctttaaaCAGATAGTTTAGTAGATAGGTATATAGGGAGACTAGAGTAAGGTAGATAAGAGACTAAAATAGTCATGCTCTCTCCTCATCACCTTCCTACCCTTTTCCTAGCAACATTTGCCACCATCGTATCACCAGTTTCCCTTGAGCAATATTTCCTCACTGTTTGGCTCACAAGGGACAACCTCATcctcttgttattcttcattttGATTTCTCTTCTTGCTCCAAGGTCCAAAGGCTAGCtagaatttgtttgttttggttgtCTGAATACAGAGAAAAGCACTTGCTTCTTGTCACTGATCTCTTGGTTGATTTTCTTAGTTGTTGTGGGGTGTTTGTATGAGATGGGGTTGAGTTCTAAGCAGGTTACTAGTAACGGGTTAGATTGGAGCCAGACCCTATTGCAGGAACGGACTTTGGAGCTGCCTAAACCTCCTGCAGTAAGGAGGCAACAGCAACAAAACCAGCTGCAATCCGAGTCCTTGAAGTGTCCAAGGTGTGAGTCAACAAACACGAAGTTTTGTTACTACAACAACTACAACAAGTCACAGCCTAGGCATTTTTGCAAGACTTGCAAGAGACACTGGACTAAAGGTGGTACCCTCCGAAATGTTCCTGTTGGTGGTGGCCGGAAAAACAAGAGGccgaaaacatcaaaaacaagtGCTGACACCACCACCTCCACAAACACAGCAAGCACCGCTGCTCCAAGAACCGATAATAGCAACAATATGATCAATAGGGTTAACCCCCAGCTGCCAATTCAAGCTCAGCAACAAAAGCAGAATCTTCCTGATCTTGTACTTGGTGATCAAAAGAATTTATCTGGAATTCTGTATCAAGCAATGATCAATCCACCATCTTCAGTTCTGCAACAGAATTCAATCAGCTGCAACAACTTGGATACCAAAAGTTTCAACACCAACAACAATGGTGTCCTTTTGGGTTCATCTTTGTCTCTACCTCAAATTCAAGGCTCACTCTTTCCTTGTCCAAGTTCTTTCGACACACAGCCATCTTCACTTTGCACCAGCTCCTTTCAGCCCTTAAATGTTTATAACTACTCGGGAGAATCCATGGAGGACTCAACCATCACCACCATCATGCCTTCCACAAGTAGCGCTATCGCTCAACCATGGCAAGTGCCAAATACAAGCAGTGGAATGGACATGACAAATTACTGGAATTGGGATGATATAGAGAATTATGTCTCTACTGATCTCAATGTCACATGGGATGATTCTGAAATCAAACCATAACTAAGGTCTTTATTAATTAACCTTATTAGAAGTGTGGATAaatcctctttctttctttctttttccaagtAATTGAGTGTTTTTGTGTGAAAGGTCAGTCTCATTTGTAATATCACAGTCATATATTAATGTGTCTTAACTATTATAGCTAGTTAGATGTATCCTGTTTGAAGctgtcctctttttttttctcagtttcaGCTTCAGGCTATCATATAACGTGTCTATttgtgtagtttttttctttccttatccTACTCACATATGTTTCAATTCCAATGCAGAAGTATTTCATGTGAAGTAAGCTAAGGGGTTAGGGTTCACGTTGTGCTAGAGAAGGGTATCTAAGTTGAGACTGGAGTGATGGGGTCTTCTCCAGCTAGGCTGGGGTATTAGTAGATGTGATGGAAGATTCCTGTGGATATGTATACTTTTTTGGAAATCTCAAATAATAACATTTCATGGACTTGTTTTCTCACCACTTGCTCAGAATCATTCTCTTTTTCTAGCCCTGACACATATTCTTGCTGTAAAGTAGTTTCTGCAAAAATTCTTGAGCATTTTAGAATTCTGATTATGAGTTCTTCTTGATTCTCTTGAAACCTAACTGGGCACTTGATGGCTTTTACTGtatattaatgttattataaatttttccaGAATGTTTGTTCTTATCCCCTCAGTACTGCAGTTGAGCGAGAACAAGCGTAAGTCTTTAAGATCGTGATAGTTTTTGtagttttggttaaaaaaaactataaataatagtttttttaattaagattttaagatAAGAGTTTCAGTGTGATAAATGCAAATAATGGTGTATATTGATTAACCAGATACTTTTAAATATGTGATTCAAACAAGACAGAGACTTGAAAATGTAATCACAGGGCTTGgtctcctttttctttaatgGCGAAGCATGCTGTTGATTGTGGGATAATTCAGGTCAATTGTGGGCTCCTTCAGTGACctgctataaaaaaaatgtctgaATTGATGACCAGCGAGCCAGGAAGTTTTGGTTAAGTACTAGCTTGCCTCTTGAACATTCAAATCCACCTGGCTACAGTCCTTCTCCGAGTAAATTATAAGGATCTTTTAAATATATGGTCTttgaaaataagtttatttaatGATGGATTATTCAtctaatgaaattattttatatattctgaTTCTGGAGGGTCCTTCCTTGGACAAGCCGACAATGCCTCTAATCAGATATTACATTTTAGCCTCTTTTCAAGTGGTGTTATTGATGCTACAAGCAGGAAAAGGAAAGGCTGATTCAACTTGTTCAATCACAAACTTGATATTTCTGGGAAATTATGCCAAGCACTTTCTATGGCTAGAAACAGAAGAGATGTCTCAGTGACAGGTTattgtttcttcttccttgtgGGGTTTACACTGGTTGCAATGATCAAATTTGTTTATTGGCCGGTGCACATGTTCTACATGCGTTATGTCCAATTTTTGGGTCCATTACAAAGCAAGAGGCCAAATACCATGGGGGCAGAAACTGATATGGGACGGCAACCACCACATTTTGAATGAAAGAATGGACCGGTGACTATAAGCCTATAAGACATTTAGCTTCCAGGAATCCATTATTTGGacaaaattcatttcaaatgtCTACAAGTAAGTTTTAACTGAAGATGATGCTAGTCTTCACCtgaaaaactatgaaaaatgGCTTCTGTCTTCGCctgaagaaagagaagagaactGCTGATTTCTGGTATATGACCAGTAAGTGTCATACAATGAAGGGAAAATATACATGATCTCCAAGAAACACTATCAAATCCAGTTCAAATATATAGGCCTATGACAATTTTAATTGGTTGAAGCGATGCTCTGGTTGCAACCTTTCAGCTCTTTCTTTGAAATGTAGATGGTAAATCCTAGGGTATCAAAACGCTAAAAAATGATGAACAAGAGCAGTATTAATTACAGACTAATAAGAGACCAATGCAATATAAAACAAGATCACAATCACAATATGCAGGTCAACTAAACTGAGTTATACAGACTCAATACTTTCTTCTTCCTCAATCCAAATCAGCTCAGGTTACAGATTCCCCATTCTTATACCAGTGTCTCTGTCATAAGATGGTTGTTCATCATTAGCCTTGGAATAGCTAACATAGTAAAGCTCAGATACTATGCCTGTCAGGACAACAAATGCAGCTCCAGCTCCAAAAATTCCCTTTCTCACTTTCTGGCAAGAGTGAGAAGGATCTGATAAGTACTTGGTGTGGTAACCATTACGAACAGAAGCCACTAGCAAGCAGATCTCAGCAATAAAGAAGAATACCCTGGTACAAGGATGCAATGAGCAAATTAGCGAAAATGGAAAAtagcatctctctctctctctctctcactctctaaCATGGTTTGGAAAGTTTGTTTATGCACATACCAACAAGTGATAAACAGGACGATCGCACATGCTCTAGAACCACTAGGTCTCATAGCCTTCCCACAACACAAACATCGACTAGCTACCATTATTAGGAGTTGACTAGCCATAAGGAAGAGGAGTGAACCGACTCCTAATCCAGTTGCAATGTCTGAATCATAACGACAATAGCTATCATTTCccactttttcaatttttgccTGCAAAAGAAGACAAGGATAAGTTGAAATTGGTCCATCAGAGATTCAGGAAACTGGTGTGGTCTGCAATTGCTCATTTTCTCTGGTGGCAGATTTTGGCAGAAACGAAAAGGGAAAGGAACAAGTTACTAATTAATTTTCTCAATCAACAAGGTATTTAGTAATTTGGTTATATCCTTGGTGTGATATCATTAACAGAAACTTAGATTCATGAATCTACAAGTCTACAAAATGCACAGAACAACCCAATTACAGCAGGTCATATGCAGGATACTAAGTTTTTCTTGCTACCCAGTATCCAACCGTGATGTACAGAAGCCAGAGACCATTTAACCAATGCTCTTAAAAGCATTCCAGGGATTAAATCCATGCAATCGTGAATAGACCATGGTCTCCACATCCACCTAAGTCCAATTCAAAGCCAACTACGTTTAATGCCTCGCCGGTTACAAGCTGGCTACATAGCAAATATTAAACTTGGGCACCCAGTTACAGTTTTCTAAACAGTTTTAATAAGTTTACTAGGTAAATTCCATCTTTATATGCTTTCAGTAGCATTCTTAACCTAACAG of the Populus nigra chromosome 7, ddPopNigr1.1, whole genome shotgun sequence genome contains:
- the LOC133698625 gene encoding dof zinc finger protein 4-like; its protein translation is MGLSSKQVTSNGLDWSQTLLQERTLELPKPPAVRRQQQQNQLQSESLKCPRCESTNTKFCYYNNYNKSQPRHFCKTCKRHWTKGGTLRNVPVGGGRKNKRPKTSKTSADTTTSTNTASTAAPRTDNSNNMINRVNPQLPIQAQQQKQNLPDLVLGDQKNLSGILYQAMINPPSSVLQQNSISCNNLDTKSFNTNNNGVLLGSSLSLPQIQGSLFPCPSSFDTQPSSLCTSSFQPLNVYNYSGESMEDSTITTIMPSTSSAIAQPWQVPNTSSGMDMTNYWNWDDIENYVSTDLNVTWDDSEIKP
- the LOC133698801 gene encoding uncharacterized protein LOC133698801 → MGSSTLLLLVVFVFDLVAFALAVAAEQRRNTAKIEKVGNDSYCRYDSDIATGLGVGSLLFLMASQLLIMVASRCLCCGKAMRPSGSRACAIVLFITCWVFFFIAEICLLVASVRNGYHTKYLSDPSHSCQKVRKGIFGAGAAFVVLTGIVSELYYVSYSKANDEQPSYDRDTGIRMGNL